The proteins below are encoded in one region of Lactuca sativa cultivar Salinas chromosome 3, Lsat_Salinas_v11, whole genome shotgun sequence:
- the LOC111914475 gene encoding uncharacterized GPI-anchored protein At4g28100, with protein MKKLSFDFAFKAMLICSMFHLCRSGFLPEPAQPLKPPDDSSPNTVPSFPVQTESELCRLDLSAELFGGVNAACGRNLDRSRCCPVLAAWLFAAHARSALEVNASAPATTDAMPMMPDDSQNCVNSLQSSLQSRNIHIPQPNATCDAVLCFCGIRLHQIGSLSCPAAFNITTTSRNATPTAAVKNLEKNCRNSSYAGCTKCLGALQKLNEGKNGTRKSHHEGGDRASKILTRDCQLMGLTWLLARNKTAYIPTVSAVLRAIMYSAHPPHESKCSPDQENMPLAVDSLQFEKSASSSSRAGFLVMTIMPLVLGFV; from the exons ATGAAGAAATTATCATTTGATTTCGCTTTCAAAGCGATGTTAATATGTTCTATGTTTCATCTATGTCGGTCTGGATTCCTACCGGAGCCGGCTCAGCCGCTGAAACCACCGGACGACTCTTCTCCCAATACAGTCCCTTCGTTTCCGGTCCAGACTGAGTCAGAACTTTGCCGGTTGGATTTATCTGCCGAGTTATTCGGAGGTGTAAACGCCGCCTGTGGTCGTAATCTCGATAGGAGCAGGTGTTGTCCGGTGCTCGCAGCGTGGCTATTCGCGGCGCACGCTCGATCGGCGTTAGAGGTGAACGCTTCTGCTCCGGCGACTACTGACGCAATGCCCATGATGCCTGACGACTCTCAGAACTGTGTTAACTCGTTACAGAGCTCGTTGCAGAGCCGGAACATCCATATACCTCAGCCTAATGCCACGTGCGACGCCGTATTGTGCTTCTGTGGGATCCGATTACACCAGATCGGTTCACTTAGCTGCCCCGCCGCGTTCAATATCACGACGACATCTCGGAATGCAACTCCCACCGCCGCTGTCAAAAACCTGGAGAAGAATTGCCGGAATTCTTCCTACGCCGGCTGCACGAAATGTCTCGGAGCTTTGCAAAAG TTAAACGAGGGCAAAAACGGAACAAGAAAGAGCCATCATGAAGGAGGTGATCGGGCGAGCAAGATTTTGACACGTGACTGCCAGCTCATGGGGCTGACGTGGCTACTAGCGAGGAACAAAACGGCGTACATACCCACTGTTTCTGCTGTATTACGCGCCATCATGTACAGTGCGCACCCACCCCACGAGTCCAAATGCAGCCCTGATCAAGAAAACATGCCATTGGCCGTCGATTCATTGCAGTTCGAGAAATCTGCATCATCTTCGTCACGTGCTGGTTTTCTTGTAATGACGATAATGCCCCTGGTTTTGGGGTTTGTCTAA